The Peribacillus sp. FSL E2-0218 genome contains a region encoding:
- a CDS encoding GNAT family N-acetyltransferase has protein sequence MDSKKITMADELDLAFAIRKEVFVEEQGFGLEDEFDEFDTLDGQADHILVFYNDQPVGTGRLRVVDELGKLERICILEAYRKFGLGKTIIKTLEEIAREKGIAQVKLHGQTQAEGFYQKLGYRTSSDVFMEDGGPHILMIKELINE, from the coding sequence GTGGATTCAAAAAAAATAACGATGGCTGACGAATTGGATTTAGCTTTTGCAATCAGAAAAGAAGTATTTGTTGAGGAACAAGGTTTCGGATTGGAAGATGAATTTGACGAATTCGATACACTCGATGGTCAAGCTGACCATATTTTAGTTTTTTATAATGATCAGCCTGTCGGAACTGGGCGGCTAAGGGTCGTCGATGAGTTAGGAAAATTGGAAAGGATCTGTATCCTGGAGGCTTATCGGAAGTTCGGCCTAGGAAAAACGATCATAAAAACATTGGAAGAAATCGCAAGGGAGAAGGGGATAGCGCAGGTTAAATTACATGGGCAAACTCAAGCCGAGGGCTTTTATCAAAAGCTTGGCTACCGGACTTCTTCAGATGTTTTCATGGAAGACGGCGGTCCCCATATTCTCATGATAAAAGAATTGATTAATGAATAA